Proteins encoded in a region of the Prunus persica cultivar Lovell chromosome G4, Prunus_persica_NCBIv2, whole genome shotgun sequence genome:
- the LOC18779052 gene encoding uncharacterized protein LOC18779052: protein MSMSNPSSPVSLNLDSTADSSSSASTTPSIQMVSKSVSERLLGKFFDASQYDFDYEQSGLWSPPLRRSVFLDSPGNIIISCCEEEEMFCYNKLKNAKMAWPRRFFCLITALWCSPRQ, encoded by the exons ATGTCCATGTCTAACCCTTCTTCACCTGTCTCGTTAAACTTGGACAGCACTGCAGATTCTTCAAGCAGTGCCAGCACTACTCCAAGTATTCAAATGGTTTCAAAGTCGGTATCCGAAAGGCTACTGGGGAAGTTCTTTGATGCCTCCCAATACGATTTCGATTATGAGCAGAGTGGCCTGTGGTCTCCTCCATTGCGCCGAAGTGTGTTCTTGGACTCTCCAGgcaatataatcatatcatgttgtgaagaggaagaaatgttCTGCtacaacaaactcaaaaatgcCAAGATGGCTTGGCCTAGACGCTTCTTCTGTTTGATCACT GCCTTATGGTGCTCCCCAAGGCAATAG